The segment TCCGCAAGCCCGTCGATCCCGACGAGCTGCTGGCACGCGTGCGCTCCCTGCTGCGGCTGAAGGAATACACCGACGAGCTGGAGCACGCCGAAGCCGTCGTGATGACGCTGGCGCGCGGCGTCGAGGCCCGCGACCCCTACACCGGCGACCACTGCGACCGCCTCTCGCGCATGAGTGCGGCGCTCGGCCACCGCCTCGGCCTCGACGAGGATCACATCATCGCCCTGGAGCGCGGCGGCGTCCTGCACGATATCGGCAAGATCGTCGTGCCCGATGACATCCTGAAAAAGGGCGACCACCTGACCCCCGACGAATGGGATGTCATGCGGCAGCATCCGGTCACCGGCGAGAACATCGTCAAGCCGCTCAAGTCCATGCGCCTGGTGCTGCCCATCATCCGTCACCACCACGAGCACTGGAACGGCTCCGGCTATCCCGACCGCCTGCGCGGCGAGGAGATTCCCCTGCTGGCGCGCGTGCTTCAGGTGG is part of the Terriglobales bacterium genome and harbors:
- a CDS encoding HD domain-containing phosphohydrolase, with the translated sequence MRKRAARRRRARILVVDDDPVARLHIGRVLAIHDYDVRTANNVAQAREAVAEEPPDLIVLDVVLPGTSGLDFCRELKENPHTRLIPIVVVTGLRRRDDRLRGIRAGTDDFLRKPVDPDELLARVRSLLRLKEYTDELEHAEAVVMTLARGVEARDPYTGDHCDRLSRMSAALGHRLGLDEDHIIALERGGVLHDIGKIVVPDDILKKGDHLTPDEWDVMRQHPVTGENIVKPLKSMRLVLPIIRHHHEHWNGSGYPDRLRGEEIPLLARVLQVADVYDALRTARPYKPALSAAEAEHVMRNEARHNLLDRHLVDAFFDMLEDEDVA